Genomic window (Psilocybe cubensis strain MGC-MH-2018 chromosome 1, whole genome shotgun sequence):
GGGTTGTTGCTGGTCAATTTCTTTGTCGTCAAAGGAAGACGAGACGCATGTGGTCTCGCTGTGATTGAACATGGAGTCTTCGCCAGACTCGTAGCCCTGCAGGGTATCCCCATCGAGGTCGGCGTCCGAGAagaggtcgtcgtcgtccatgTCGAACGAGGATGCGCTGGAGCGGTGCCGTTTCCGCGGGGAGGATGAGGGTAGTAGATGATCTCTCAGTTTCGGCGGGTTTGCGTAAGGAAAGAAGATCTCGTCGTCGATGAGTTCAATGCGTCCGCCGACGCACAGTATGCGTTTGACCTCTCGGAGGAGTTTGTCCCAGTGGGTGTAGGGTACACAAAGGACGAGGTTGGCGAGACGGACAAAGTCAAAGGATGCATCCGCAAAAGGTAGCGGGAAATTGATGCTATGTGTATATATTAGCGTGAGAGAGGGAATTGGACAAGAAAATGACTTGCAAATTTCCTTGGACAAAAGTGGTGTTGTCCATGGCTTCAAAGGCGGGGGTTGTGATATTGACGAGGTCAAAGCCGGTAAAGTGGGTGTGGGACCAGATGTTGGCGGCATATAGGATCCAAGTGCCTTGACCACAACCTAAATCGAGGACGCGCAAAGGAGGCTTTGCGCGGTGATGACCAAAGGAGGGGTAACCGCCTGAAAGACGCTGCAAAAGCAGATCTGTATAGCGGTCGCTGGAGGGAATGGTTGAGATGCGCACGAAATGAAGAGGGAGAATACGCACTTTTCTAGCAGAATAGAATTGTAAGCCTGCATATAGGGAACCTCTGTCTGGTACGGGTGGAGCTTCATGTTGAACCTGGTTGTCCAGACTGTTTTGCGGACGAAGGAATCCGGATCGCTGTGGTTGTCAAAGTCGTCTGGGGTCTTGAACTTGACAGACTTTGCTGTAGACGGGCGGGGGGACtcttctgggatgtctgTCGGACGCTCTGGGGGATCTGGATGCGTGGAAGCAGGAGAGAAGAGGGACATGACGGAACGCTTCTTCTTGATGGAGGGAGGATGGAGAGAGTTTTGGGAGGTTGTGCCATCCTGGTTTGTCTTTAGCCTCTGTTTGAGACTCAAAGGATATGAGACTTTTTGGGAGGGAGTTCCCGATTGGGATGTGGGTGATGCAGGCGGGGTCACGCACAACTGCGCGTGCTTTTTTGGCTTGAACGACAGTCCGAGATTCATGCCTCGGAAGGAGTGCAAGCCACCTAGCGAAGATGAGCGCTTGAGCCGTCGTGGTTCTATGTCGGAGTCTGTGTAGAGGGTGGAAAACGGACGATAGTGAGCCTGGGGGCGTCTAGGAAGAGTGGTTGGCTGCATGTGGGCTATATAGAAAGATTAGAAAGGGGACGCTTAGGCCCTTTGTGAATGCGGGCCACGACTAGGAGGAACAAAGTAGGGCTGGGAAAGGATGGCCAGTCTGTTAATGTACGTACAACATTCAATTAAGGCAGTCCTTGTTCTACCGGCCTGACAGAAATCAATGTATTAATACTAATCTAAtcctcgtcctttttcggAGGTGGCCCGCACGGCTGCAGCATTCTCTGTGACTCCAAATCAATCAGCTACTCAGCCCCCGTTTCTGACAGTCACCCACCTCTGTCATCTCAAACTTCACACGCCCTATCGCCTCCCCGTCCGCGATCGCCAGGAAGGACGTCAGCGTCGGGTGTCCTACTATAGACGACAGCGTGTCCCGGTGCTGGTGCGCCAGCCATTCACTGTTCCACCATCAGCTGCTCTTCCGTCCACTATCTCGAATACGGTACATACTACTTGGACAAGTCCGCGTGGCCTTTGGTTCATTCAGCCTCGTTCACCGACAAGCCACTATTCACTCACCAGTACCAGTGTACCGCGCATGCACTGTCTTACCGTCAGCTCCCACTCGTAGTACAAATAATATAACCCACTCACAATGCTCGAGCTGCGTGTTGGCTGTATACCTAAGCTCAGAAGACTGCAACCATGTTAATACCACCCGTTAGCGCGCAAAGACATGACTGACCATATCCAAAAAGCGTGTTGATTGCTGTTGTTGCCTTCCAAAGGCTTTCACATCAATTTCTCCTTCCCATCCTTGCCTAATCCGgaaaccttctcctccctccaCCTTTTCTTTGCGAACATGAACGCAGAGACTAATAAAATCAAAGCCCGCCTCGCCTCGCTGAACGCCTCCTTCTCAGAGCTCGAGTCCCTCCTCGACCCGTTATTCGCCCAGTCGCTCCCCGAGACCCTCGTCGGCCTCGAGCCGCTCCAGCAGGCAAAGCTCCAGACCGTCCTCCCATACCTCGTCTACGATCTCAtattcagtgcgtttcctTCACTCATCAACCTACTCGTTATAACCTCGCTTCACAGTCTACCTAAAATCACGAGGCATCGATCCTAAAACCCACCCCGTCGTCCCAGAACTCGTacgcctccacctccatctcTTCCGCACTCTAATTTATATAACTTTACTCAGGACAGAATAAGAGGCTACTTTGAAAAAATCTCCTCCGCAGAGAACCCACCAACCAGTACGTCTTCACTTCCTTCAAAAACACTCTACTTACCCCCGCACAGAACGCACAGAGCTCGACAAAGCAGCCGCCTCGCGCTTCATCAAACACGCCATCTCCCAAGCACAGACAAAATGGAAAAAGACAGCCGCCGAGGACGCGCAGGACGATGATGCTGCCGCGccgtcatcctcttcaacaGCAACCCGCGTCCCCCTGAAAATCACTTCCAAAATGCGCGCGCGTGCAGAGTACGAGGCAGAGGTTCGCCGCGCGGACGAGGCGGGTGAGGAGGAGAGCGATTTAGTCGTGGTTGATggtgatgaggatgaagatgaagatgaggagagTACGAAgatggacgtggacgtggatgACGAAGCGTTACCTACAAACTCCAAAtccaaaggcaaaggcaaaggcaaagaaacATCCTCCACCACAAGCATATCCACAACCATAACCACAACATCCAACAAACGGCGCAGACCCGCAATCGACCATTTCGCCGGTAAGCCATACCACTCGGAAAATATACCGCCAATCAATCAAactaatctaatctaatccAATGTTTTTTTCTATGAAATGAAGGATACGGCGACGACGCACCCCAACCCTCCCTCTCCACCGAACCTtccaaaaaagcaaaatccTCGCCTGAAACGAGCTCGTCGCCTCCTGAATCGACAGCTCCGTCACCTGCTTTCGGCGAGAGCGACAAATCTAAatcttcaaattcaagtTCGAATAAAAAGTCGAAAAAGAAAGCTAAAaaagctgctgctgctgctgcatccTCGTCATAACACCCGTTCCACCTTTTCTTACACACCTCATACTCGTACTCATAGATAGATAATAcaccctcatcctcatccacatCCGTGAATACACTTCATAcatcaatataatcaaaccAACATTGCTTTTTCGATCACCCAAAAATTCGAAATATGCCTGAAAACGTTGTAATTGAGGCTGAAAAACACTGTAATCGGGCCTGAAAACATGGTAACACGGGGGAAATAACGTGATAAATTACCTCCCGTCTTTCCGTGCAAAAACACTGGGGAAATAGCATGATGAATTGCAGCCCAACTTTCCGTGCAAAGCACGGGGGCACTGCTAGTTGTTTAAAAACCTTCATGCTgcatcaacaacaacttcTATACACACAAACACACAACCGTACGTCTCTTGGGAAGTTTTATTTACATTtacatatatacatataTATAAAAAGTACACGGTTCAAAGACCTTTCTATATGTTAGTTCGCGATTCAAGATTTGCGATTCTGGGTTCTTGGTTATGAGTTCTGTTATGTTCgatggatggacaaatacaacaaaaagcaaaagaaagaaaatggaatggaaagaagaaagaattCACTCGATTGAACTGTTGAGAGTGATGTCGATGGATGAAGTGATGATAGACAGAAAAGCAACGATGGACGGATGAAAGGAAGtcaaaagaaaagggaaaaaaagagaaaaggaacAACAGAAAAATAAATGGGTGAGATATTAcagtaagaaagaaagaaagaaagaaagaaaaagagcaaATGGTACAATACATACACAACagaaaaatatgagattcgAAAAAGATGACAAAGTTTAACAATCATCATCGCCAGCACACAGTAAAAAATTGGATGTATGCCGTTCAACTttaaaaaaacgcaaatgaatataatataacAGCGCAGAAGTTGTCGTGAAAAttggagatgaagatgaagatgaagatgaaagatAACTGAGAATGGGCGTGTCGATAAAGTTACATattgttgttcttgttgttggTTGAGATTTAAATTGCCAGGTTGCGTTCGAGAAGTTGTCATTGCAGAGATATCCAAAAGATTGTTGTCGTTTGAACGTCCAAGCGTGTTGTCGTCAAAATATAAATATCAGGCCGCGCAGAGGGAGATGCCATCCAGACGAGTCTTCGGCAAAGAGTCGAGTGAGAACCTCCTTTGGTTGGCTTACATGGTTCTGCATCCTTCACCATTCAGATCCGGAAGGATAGGCGGCGAATTCCTGTCCTGTTCACCACCAGCATTACCACCCCCGGCCCTCGGACTCCGCCTCCCACCAGGCGACCACCACCTCGccctcccactcccacctcCCCCAAACACCCTCTCAAAATCCCCCGCCACCCCACCCGCACTCCCCGTCGACGACTCGCTCGCCGTCCTCCGCGCAGCCGTCGCCCGCCGCCTCTTCTCCCTCGCCGCCTTCACCGCGTCCACCGTCTGCCACGAGTAAAACGACTTGAGCACCACCCGCTCCTCGTCCATCTCATCCTGCCCATGCCCCGCCCGCATCTCGTCGTCATTATCGTCCCGCGCGTC
Coding sequences:
- a CDS encoding Nuclear nucleic acid-binding protein C1D; this encodes MNAETNKIKARLASLNASFSELESLLDPLFAQSLPETLVGLEPLQQAKLQTVLPYLVYDLIFIYLKSRGIDPKTHPVVPELDRIRGYFEKISSAENPPTKRTELDKAAASRFIKHAISQAQTKWKKTAAEDAQDDDAAAPSSSSTATRVPLKITSKMRARAEYEAEVRRADEAGEEESDLVVVDGDEDEDEDEESTKMDVDVDDEALPTNSKSKGKGKGKETSSTTSISTTITTTSNKRRRPAIDHFAGYGDDAPQPSLSTEPSKKAKSSPETSSSPPESTAPSPAFGESDKSKSSNSSSNKKSKKKAKKAAAAAASSS